A part of Bacillota bacterium genomic DNA contains:
- a CDS encoding PQQ-binding-like beta-propeller repeat protein encodes MKTHCCMWLAAAIVCALNITAFAQLTPAGTQIPLQALATYIDSGGNSYNTVSNTVTLTVAQVADVQVTLAVQEATLNPGGSYNFPVTVKNTGNGDDYYQLNTGALPAGWSVVFIEDTNGNGQRDADENNVINRTPTLRMNDEYRLFVTVTAPPDPVTGSTVRELPFRVTSNFDNQKYALHSVAADVVNPFSPLWTASVPGGVSGDVTITGGKAIIGSSTGELYAYWVNGQNAGTTAWETPVSLGAAMPGRVAARAGVLYVPTADGRVQLVDPNSGAVHGTRTVASGVSIVASPVVQNGILFVPAQDGRIRSYDANGMLLAVSSQWGSQFSSTPSAPGTTHLWAGTGDGFVVCFRSSDLQGVWSEMVSPGQPITSSPWIDIRTNTLFIGGQNGLFYAMNATPDPTVPHVRWMYDAGAPIVGSPFFDWVAQVVYFGTTDGKIHAVHASDGTPKSGYPIQPRDAGRFLGMPIVVRKQGSNTPYIYIGSDNGKFYAINADNPQEFYLYDGSNNGESFVRSPSISGLSAEDVVVAASANGKVLAFPLK; translated from the coding sequence ATGAAAACTCACTGTTGCATGTGGCTCGCCGCAGCCATCGTCTGCGCGTTGAATATAACCGCATTTGCCCAGCTAACGCCTGCGGGCACGCAGATTCCCCTGCAGGCGCTGGCGACCTACATCGATTCCGGTGGAAACTCCTACAACACCGTCTCCAATACGGTCACGCTCACCGTAGCACAGGTAGCAGATGTACAAGTGACTCTCGCGGTGCAGGAGGCGACGCTGAACCCGGGAGGCTCTTACAACTTTCCGGTGACCGTGAAGAACACCGGCAACGGCGATGACTACTACCAGCTGAACACCGGTGCACTACCCGCCGGATGGTCGGTGGTTTTCATCGAGGACACCAACGGCAACGGTCAGCGCGACGCCGATGAGAACAATGTTATCAACCGCACACCCACGTTGCGAATGAACGATGAATACCGACTCTTTGTGACTGTGACCGCGCCACCTGACCCTGTAACCGGCAGCACCGTTCGGGAGCTTCCGTTCCGGGTGACTTCCAACTTCGACAACCAGAAGTATGCTCTCCACAGTGTGGCAGCGGACGTAGTGAACCCCTTCTCGCCACTGTGGACCGCCAGCGTGCCTGGCGGGGTATCGGGCGACGTGACCATCACGGGTGGAAAGGCGATTATTGGTTCCAGCACAGGGGAGCTGTACGCCTACTGGGTGAACGGGCAAAACGCGGGTACCACCGCATGGGAAACGCCCGTCAGTTTGGGTGCCGCCATGCCAGGGCGTGTCGCGGCGCGCGCCGGTGTGCTCTACGTGCCGACGGCGGACGGACGGGTGCAGCTGGTGGACCCCAACTCGGGCGCGGTGCACGGTACCCGCACCGTTGCCAGCGGGGTGAGTATCGTGGCATCGCCCGTAGTGCAGAACGGCATCCTGTTTGTACCCGCCCAGGATGGGCGCATCCGCTCGTACGACGCCAACGGTATGCTACTCGCCGTTTCCAGCCAGTGGGGCAGCCAGTTCTCCTCTACGCCTTCTGCGCCAGGAACCACGCACCTGTGGGCAGGTACAGGCGACGGATTCGTGGTGTGCTTCCGCTCCAGCGACCTGCAGGGCGTGTGGTCGGAGATGGTCTCTCCGGGTCAACCGATAACCAGTTCGCCGTGGATTGACATTCGCACAAACACCCTTTTCATCGGCGGGCAAAACGGCCTGTTCTACGCGATGAACGCCACGCCTGACCCCACAGTTCCGCATGTGCGCTGGATGTATGATGCGGGTGCGCCCATTGTGGGCAGTCCCTTCTTCGACTGGGTGGCACAGGTGGTCTATTTCGGCACCACGGATGGCAAGATACATGCTGTGCACGCCTCCGACGGCACCCCGAAGAGCGGCTATCCCATTCAGCCGCGCGACGCAGGCAGGTTTCTGGGGATGCCCATCGTGGTACGCAAACAGGGCAGCAACACGCCGTACATCTACATTGGCAGCGACAACGGCAAGTTCTATGCCATCAATGCCGACAACCCGCAGGAGTTTTACCTGTACGACGGCAGCAACAACGGAGAATCGTTTGTGCGCTCGCCCAGTATCTCCGGTCTGTCGGCGGAGGATGTAGTGGTGGCAGCATCAGCAAACGGCAAGGTTCTGGCGTTTCCGCTGAAGTAG